Part of the Grus americana isolate bGruAme1 chromosome 12, bGruAme1.mat, whole genome shotgun sequence genome is shown below.
ATCACCAGCCCCTTCATGTCGCTTTTTATCTTTGAAGCTGTGTCTTTTAATACCAGCACCCAGATGGCAAAAATAATCTTGGAGCCAGTATTCAGTGCAGCCTTGAATAATATGGAAAATGCTTCCAGCTTTTATGTTCTTTCCTGAACATCGTGAATTTGCATAAAAGAGACGTATTTCATGATCTCTCTCGTGAATGAGCTATTTCATCAGCGAGTTAGCCAGTTCCTACTGAAGAGGCACAGCACAAAATTTCAATCTCACCACCCAAATGGCATTTCCCTGCTCTTCACTCCCTCGACCCCACTGCGACCCCACAAAAGCTCATCGGGGAAATTCAGCAGACCCCGCTGCAAACCCATGGGCCAGCATCAGCAAAGATAACAACGTTTTATTTATTAGCGTAAGCCTCCTTCAGTGCAAAGGGTGAAAATAATTCTGCACATCTGAACTGGCTTCCCTGTGATATGAAAAAATTCcttcaaaatcctttttttgCTGAGACATACTAGGGCCGATAGCTTGTTTCCTGCCTGCAGAAGGGGAAATCCTTTCTTATGACATCATTCAGAGGCATCTACTGTAGCTTTAACTGTgctatttaacaaaaaaaaaaaagagcttttttcagGGTCAACAAAATGGAAtagcagagaaagaggaaatagCTATACTGGGCGGTCTCCATTTGCAAGGCCACTCCTGGTGCCACGCTGCCATGTGATGAAGCCTGGCACTTCGGCACCACATTCACATCGAACACAGAGTCCCTGCAGCAGCTAATTCGAATGCCCATGAAAGGAGacaagatggggaaaaaaaacccaaacagaaaagtTGGGAAAAGAATCTCCATCTTCTTAAAATAACTAGCAAAGACACTGCTACATGGGAGAaattcccatttaaaaataaagctagaCTGGCTGAAAAAAGCCCCACGCATTTGAATGAAATTCCACAACTCAGGAATGAGGCACCTCTCCCTTTCTTGTTTTATAAAATGGGCTCCAAAGGATACGAAAGCCCCCACCACGAAGGTAGGGTTAAAGACGTGATTCTGGAAGGTGAACAGTGCAAGTCCCATGTAGGAGAAGATGAAGTTTTCTGCCAAGAAATTCAGAAGCTCAAacaactgaaagagaaaaacaaattaaaagcgAGTTAGATATAACATagatttaacagaaaaaacatgttTGCCCATCCATCACGCAATAAATACTTCTGCAGAAGCAACCCTAGTAAAATCCATCTGCAGAAAGACAGATGCACCTAATTCTGGctagagggaaagaaaaaatactgaacttGAAATTCCGAGAGGCTGAAGGGGGCTGAGGAACTCTCACCTGCTTAGTTCTGTGTTGGGACTCTGTAGATAAGTTGTTATAGGTATAATGGGCCTGCGTGATCCCGCAGAAGAGTACGGCCACCAcacctggggagcagagcatcGCGTTAGACTCGTGGTCATGGAAAGGGATCTGAGCTGCACCCCAGTAGTGTAGCTATAGCAATAACCCCAGAACCCAGAATAATGGAACTtctgaaagcagagggagagccCCGGCTGCAATCGATACTGGGAGAAGCAAAACCCAACAGGCCCGTCATCCCTGCAGATCTCCGTCCCGGAcgcagggctgtgctggagctTGCCTGTAAAGCCACACGCTTCGGCCAGCAGGAACGTGCTCCAGGACATCAAGAAGAACAAGCCGGTCTCCAGCAATGGGAACTCCCGAAGTTTCGTGAATTTGGTGACGTTGAAGATGGTTAAGGACAATTTGGAGAGAAACTGTAGGCTGAAAGGATATCAAATCTAGTTGTGCATCGCAGCTACACAGCGTGCTCCTAAAAAGTCTATGGCGTTGCCTTTCAGTAATTTAGGCAAAAAATCACGAAACATTGGGTCTGGGTGAAatgcagtgcagaaaaaaaaagcagctgttatGCAaacacttgggaaaaaaaacccaacaaaaaggATATTAAAGCTGTCACAACTCCAGTAGCTGCTCCCATTGCAAAAGATCCACTGAATATCCCCAGGAAGATCCCGATGGACTTGAACATTGCTGTGACATCAAATGTGTGGCTGTTGTCGCCCGCCGGCTGGTACGCAACGATTGAACTGAAAGACGGAGGAAAAGCacacacaacaacaaaacactcCTTAGTCTGGAGGGAGAGGCACCTCCACGGTGCTACGTGAGCTTTGCAAAGTGCTATGATCGCTGCAAAGATCGAGCCTGAGAAATCAGGGAGACACAACCTGAGTCCCACACCACAATCCCTCTGGGATCGCAGCATGCAACAGCAGCGTGCCCACCCTGTCCCGGGGAGTTTGGGATCCCCTTCGCTCCTGGCCAGCTTTCTGCTGTTCAGCCACCCCTCCAAGGCAAGGCTCTGCCTTTACTCCTAGGTGTTAGAGAGCATCGGATCAAAGCCCGTCTCTCGCGTGATCTCCTGCAAATACATTTGCTAGGCGACAGTCCGTCATTTATGatggtgttttggggggttggcATCAGCTCTCTATAAAGTCAGGCAGTCTGGGACCACAAAGCATTCAAGTGGGAAGCCTACATTTCTCTGGCGACTCCACAGAGGTGTCTGATGTGAAATCCCCTGGAGAACTGTAAGTTATGCCGTTTTACTGCATTTAACGTGCACTACATTGATTTTGCACTACTCCGAGTTCTGAGGTGAAATATCACAGGTAGCAAGGCAAACGAAACAGTGCCAGTTCGCTACAGCAACACTATTATCTTCATCACAGACCTTTGTGATGAGATGGCAAATAGGTCTGCTCCCTCCTAACTCCTGAGCCTTGCACCAGCCATTCCACTGTTTCACTTGAAAAGGCTGAGATACAGGGGTCTCCTATCCATCTTCTAAATCCCATTTTTGATATCaacttcttatttctttttctttgacgTAAACTTATCAAAAACATTAACTTCCTCGTTAGCAATCCCTCAGCTGGCTCTGTTAAAACTCTTGGTTGTGAACTTTAAACATTTGCAGATTGACTTCCCGAGTTAAGCTGGAACGGAAAGTTACTGCCTCGCGCACACGCCCTGCAGCTTTCTCCCCTAACTACACACTCAACATTTTTCTGCAACAGGAATGACAATCCTCACCTTTCCAACACGTCACGGGTCACTTGCTAAACTTCCCTGCTTTTAATACATTTCGTTTTTCTGCATTGTCCTTTACATGGCGAGCTGCAGATTTCTCCCTgggatttaatttctttcatcagTCCAATCCTCTACTTCCCATTCACCAATGTGCTCTTATTCCGAGGTTTcgtgtttggttggttttttttaaatccagactGGTTTCGTTTCCTCTCCATAACCAACTGTTTGGATGTCggtttttgtgttttaacccattacagttttccttctggtttttctttttgcatcgCTGATAAGACATTATTGCCAGCTGCCCTTTGTGTGCTTTAtttcccctgtccctgcccacgggGCTCCCTGTGGCATTTAGCCCCTGTGAAACCTCCCTTTGGAAGAAGCAGGTAGAGACCCTGCGGCTGCATTTACCCCCCCGCTCACAAACCGCAGCCCTGGCACCTCGCTGCTCACCGGCTTTCAGTTCTGCGTTCAATTCCTCTTCATCCTGGAACCGGTTCCCTGCCGCCAGGCCAGGCTAGCGTGAGGAACAGAAAGGCACGGATCCTGCTCCCCAAGCACAGGAACGGACATTTGTCCGGGActgaagcagggaggagaggaaccTCGGGGGGCACCGAGCTCCTGGCAGAAACCGTGGAGGAGTCCCAGCCCCCAGCTCCTCGTCCTTCCCCGGCGCGGGGACGGTGCCCACGGCGCTGGCTTTCACCATGTGCAAGGACCCGACAGCGCTTCTCGGGGCAATCACCAAACCCACGCGCTCGGCCGGAGCCCCTCTTCACCCCTTGGGACGAGGCAGCACCCACCACCAGCTGTcacccaggcagcagctcctccatcaGCACAGCCCGCCCACCCAGAAACCACGCGATTCCCCATCCTCCCAACTCAGCCCTGCACCTCCTAACTGGGGAGCAGGTCTTCTGCTTGTGGGAGCAGAACCGTCCCCACGCGGTTCCCCCACTTACGCCTCTGGTGTGAAACAGGCAAATGccaaactaaatttaaaaaaagggaacCATAAATAGGAGCTCTGGACTGCTCTCGGaggagctcttctccctggagcAAGAGGCCCTCACCTCCTCCTTGCACTCAAGATGTGGTTGTGTCCTGGTGACTCGAGTCTGCCCTTGAGATACCTGCACCAAGCGATACCCGCCGTGCTGACCGGGGCTGCCTCACGCTGCTCATGGTGACCGTGAAGACAAAGACCACGGCAAGCTTTAAAAGGGGTACAGGTTAACTGCTGAGAAGCCCTTGAGAAGTCAGCACGCTGCTGGGCCGATCTGCACAAAAGCCTTGCAGCAAAGTAACTGCTGACTGCAGCTCGGAGCTGCTGTTTTGGTGCAAATTATCTTATTTCGGGGAAGGGGGGCGGATTGAACTCAGCTTGTGGAAAGAGGAAGGCGGGAAATCAGAGGAACAGCTATGAAGCTGGTACTGAAACAGTGTAAGAGGCAAATCACCATGCACGGCGCAGTCACCTACACGTGCAGAGATCCACCACAAATGGCATTACTCTGATGCTGAACCCATCCGTTCCCACCCAGAACCTCCCAGCAGAGGCTGGAAGATCCCGTCTCCTCCCCACTCAGGATCGCTCCTTAAACACGACCTGGCAGTGCAGCATTTACTCCCGCACCAGCAGTGACATACCCAGCATAAAAGCCAGAGGGAACAATACAAACGGTTCCAGAAATCTCAACAGAAACATTCAATTCAGTAAATACAACTCATGCGGGTGGCGATACATAGCTCATAATACGTTACTTGCTGCCTCCACCTCAGTAAAACCCACGCAACCAGCATGCCAGAGTGACGCGtattccagaaatattttctgcattagtCTTGGCTATATGTTAACCTGTCACCATTGCAGATATTATATATTTCCAAACACATTCCCATGATGACAACACAGTGAAAACGCAGATAAAATATGTCCTACATGCAGAGGACATAAAATATTGAAGAATATAAAACATTCGTTAGAAAGCCAGCAAGTTTCCCATGTGTTCAGTCCAGGGTATTAAATCTGGCTGTAAGAAATACCTTCTTCTTGATGCACGGAaagtggggagagagagaaaggaaacagctgTTTTACCAACTATTTCCACCTAAACAAAAGCAGGTATTTGCAGATGGGAAGGAAGACAGGTAGAAGCAAAGCCATCAGCAAGGGGTTTTGGTGGGATCctgcagctgaaaagcagaTATGATGCTTCTCCCATTTCAGAGGGACATAAAAACTTCCTTCTGGCTGGGTCAGCCGGCCataaaagccaaacaaaactaTCCATCATGCAGGGGGAGGTTGTAAGGACAACCCGCAATCCTAAGCTGCGGTCTGCAATAAGGAGATGCATCAGAAGGTCACTACAGCTTTTGGGGACACTTGAAATCTGCTTTTGCAAACACCCATGCTCCTATTTTACAGAAGCAAGGGTGAGTGGCTCCCCCCAATGCCTGACATGTAACATacataacaattaaaaaaaaaaacagaacacacTTACGAAGACAGCACTATGGCAACGGCATCATTGAGGACGCTTTCGCCAAAGAGAAGGGCATACAGCTCAACATCAACCTGGAGCTCATGGAATATGGCAAGAACAGTCACtgacaaatagaaaaatagagaGACATTCAAAAAGGTGCCGTTATTTTGGCGTAATCAAAGACAAAATACCCCTTTTTAGAAAGCTACCTTCCTGCATGTCTGTGCCACTCAGCTGTGATGGTGCCAGCCTCCCCCCATGCTCACTTTGAGCACTTCCTTCTGCCCTTTCAGATTTGGATTTGCTTTAtcatttccctcctcctccttttacTAAAACAGATCCTGGGCATTAGGACTATTGAGCCTTTAGCAGGCAGACGTGAGCAAACTCAATCTGAGCTTCCTGAGGCTCTGAGCTCGTGAGCTGGACCATGGTACAACGCTGACACGAGCCACCCAGCTTTTGGGATGCCGTTAGCTCAGAGCATCAGGGAGAGCCTTCCTCCACCTGCAGAAATCCAAGAGGATGAAGGCTGTCTTTTCCTTCCATCCCTGATACTCCGAGAGGAATCCTGGGATTCAACACAGGTTGACACACTGTAAATGCCAGCACAGATGTGTTAACATTTCAGACCTAACTGGAAAAAGCCAGGCATCAGCTCAAACCCCACGTGGGGGTTTCTTGTGATTTACAGCCACGTGGCAGAGATCGGAGTACCCTCAAGTCCTTCCACGATCCAGCGACTACAAGAAGATAATGAAAATGCAGCAGGTTTTACATATCAGCCTTGCAAAAACATCACAACATCTAAAGCAAGCAAGATGTAACACATGGTGCATCGTGCACAGctcaggctgctgcagagggcTGAGCTAATTCCAATCAACTTCTGTGAAAGTCCTTTAAAACAGCAGTCAGGGACTCATCTGTGCACACCAAAGGGGATTTAACCCATTTACGCACAGGGCAATGCTCCGTTTTTACCTGTGAAATCATCTTGTTCCTCTTTCAAAGcctgaagatgggatgtgaCGCCAACAACTCGTTTGCAGCATTTCTAAGCTTTACTTCTACCTATGGTCCTTGCCTGGCCTCTGCCCACCTGCCATCAGACCCACCATGCTGCCATCACGCCTGTGAGGTGctccctgctttgcaaacaTGCTCCCCCTCAATGTCGACGCCCCGGATAAGTCACAGGGAGGATGCTTGACCTTGCAGCCACCGGGGGACAGCTCCCCGCTAAAGGAACCGGTGGCCTGAATGCACACCCACCCAAGATATGCTTGCGGAAGCTGGGAAATCATTGTagcttattttttaagtttttttagggtttggggtttttttcactaaaaaaaaaatcagcagtaaTAGCCACACCACTACCTGGCAAATCTTAgggaaacataaaaaataaattattaaatactcATGGGGAATGCACATCTCACATCTCCGCCTGGCAGACAGATGCGGCTACTGCCACGTTATGCTGCAGGTTATGTTCTGCAGCATTATTCttgcatatatgcatatacattcAACGCTCCTCATTTTGCCTTTGAAACCAGAAATGACTCATTGTTAAGATGAGTGGGTAAAACTCCCAATTCATCTGGAAACAACAGCCACTGGCACTTGTTTCAAAAGGGCAGAAGTTTTGGCTTATCCAGGCATGCAGCCTCTCCCTTCCATGCAAAACTGACCaatatctgcatttaaaaagaaccCCCAAAGCTACTGCCACATCGGGAAGGGGGCGATGCTGCCAACCCCCAGTCCCACCATGTTGGTCTCAAACGTAGCAGCCAGactgcaaaggaagaaattcaaGCCCTGTTCAGcaaagggcaggaggaaggagacacCTTTTTGTGGTCTTGTGTTTTTTAGGTGAAGCTAGAACATGCAAATAAAGAGCTACCGTGTAAAAGCAATAGTGAACTAAGTAAAATTCAGTTGGACAAGGCATGTTTGTCatagttttgttttataaagtGTGTCAGTAGACCAAGATGTACTGTCCTCAGGACTGCTCATTAAGATCAATTTTCAATTAGATTCACGCTTTCCAAAATCCCACCCaaatggaagcagaagaaaatcgCTAAACTAACTAAAAGTTATCAACTGAACCCTCCCCACATTACACATCTCGTTCTGCATCAGCTGGTGGCCCAGGATGGCAGAGACACAGCGGACCTGTCCCAAAACCCAGCGAAGTCAAGAGAGACTGCCTAGGACTTCACTGAAACAAAGACTCAGGAAAGCAGCGGTTTGGAAGGTATATTACACACaactggaaggaaataaaaaggcacGGAGACAAATTTGACCTGTAAGAATGTCATAAATAAACTTCAAAATTCAGAAGGAGGGAACTTGCAGGGGTTTCAgactttcttcccctcctcaccaCAACTCAAACCAGATCAAAATGTAGgtaaaatgggggaaaaaataaccatCTGAGATACCTGGGTCAGTAGCCGACACGATGGCACCAAACAGGAGGCAGTCAGTGAAGTAGAAGTCTCCCCCGAGCTGCCCGGTGACTTTCATCAGCGCCACGCAGCCATACACGACAGAGCTGGTGATTAGAAGAGGTAATTACTCATCTCCACAGTGCATGAAAATGATATTCGAATGGGCTTAATTCCCCTGAATTTGCCAGATTAACCCCTAAAGTTACCCAAGCAGAGGAACACCGAAGAACTGTACCGCGCGAGCTGAGGCTGGTGAAACCCCAGGACCAGGCACACCAAAGCACCCGCCGCACCTGACCACACCGTGCTGGCGAGAAACCGGGAGCGAAACTCCTCTGCGAGCAGAACATGgctaaagaaaagcagcagccaggctcgCGGGGTCTCACAATCGCTTTGCAGTGTTTCACGTTAACATGTTTCAGTGGGATGACCTTGGCCTGACTTTGAAATGGCCAAAACTTTCAGCAAGGAACAGATAATGCGGATGCTGAGTTTGCTTGAATCCACCGGACTCTCCAGTGGAAAACACCCTGCGCCAGCCTGCGTGCTACTATTCAGAGCAGGAATCATCTAGTTCCCTCTGCACACAGGGATGAATATCTGAAACACAATCTGTGCTCGCTAGGCACTTGCTTCCAGCAAGTAAGGATGGGGGATGTGTTTATGATCCTGCCCCTCCTCTGTCTCACGCTTGTCGGGGCTGTGCTTTCCGGAACTTGAAGGTACTGCCTGTTTTTTCCAGACAATCTTCACAGAAGTCTGAAACTTTCCTTGCCACATATGTAACTGTTCTGCACGGGAAGCTGAGAAAGCCCTATGCAATTAGATGGCAATCATCCTGTCCACACAGTAAAAGTTCGGGCAGTAAATAGTTTTATTTGCCGCTGCTGAGCAGCGGTAGCAGAGCCTGTGCGATCTTTCCAGGCTGGGATTAGCAGCTGCAGATCTGCTCACAGCGCTGCCTCCAAGCACAGCTCAAACCCTCGCGGAAGAACCAGACCAGCTCCAACTACTCACCCGATCACCAGGCAGGAAATTGCAGTCCCGAGAAAAGCGTATGCTAGGATGGATCCCAAGTTTCTGAAGAAGTGCCTctaggaagaggaggggaaaaaaaatataattttttgctAACAATTTATTTCAAGCCTGCACAGGCACCCACACAGTGTCTGTAGCAGCTTGCACCTAGCTCAAACCCCACGAGCTGGATACGTATGGCTGAATGGTGCCCGGCACCACGGTGTACACTGCCAGACCAGCAGATGTTAATGCAGCATTAATAAACATGAAGCTATCATTTTCTTGTACCCGTGTATTTAATAAGGTGCTGTTCTGAGTCCTGGGAACTGATTTCCTAACCCAGCAgcattcctcctttcttctcccgCAGCTAAACAggatcattttcctttccttccaaatcagcatttcagagagctgctgctttctaaAATCTTCCCACCCTCCTATGTGTTTTGGAAGTAGGGATGGCTGAAATGGCCCAGCTGACCTCAAAATCCCCCGTGCAAACCCGTGCTGGAAATGGTCAAGTTGTTGACCCTTCCcggagcagagggaggggacAAGACCGACTGGGGCACTCTTAGCCCTGCTTCCTACAATCCTGCATGTACTGGGGAAAACCGTACCCAGTTCCGCAGCCTTGCCCTGCTGAGCAAGCATTAAAGCACTCTCAAGTATTAAAAATGCTCTGGAGGCAGAAGAACTAAAAATGTAGGCGCTGTAAAGGCACGTACCCTTTTCAAGCTGTAGCCTGCATAAAATATAATTGGAGGAagcaaaatgttgaaaaatacttcaggaTCAAAAGTCacctgttaagaaaaaaaaaaaaaaaagacaacagtaGTTAAATGGTTTGTTAAGACTTTGCAAGACAAAACATAAATAAGAATGTCATATAAAATATATGGAGGAAACCCTGTACTCCCACCAGATGAAATGCTGTTGTGTGGACGCTAAGGATGTGTCTGAGATCTTTTGGAGACACAGACCAGAGTCTAAGCAGCTTAAATTAAGATCAGCTGAAACTAGAGTTTCATTATGTGGTGTTCGACTTAAATTTTATAGCTGATCACAATCcgactgaagttaaaaaaaaataaaatcacttaaTCCAGCAGATACAGGATCCGTTCCCATGGAGGGAGCGGGGAGCACCGCTCACCTCTCCCATTGCCGACTCCCCTACCTTTCTCAGCATCTCATTATCCTGGACGTTATTGAGCTCCTGGGCGCTGATTTCCCCCTTCAGGGTGTACTCGTAGTACTTTCCACTAACGTTCACCAGCAGCGTGGCGGGACTGGTCTGCACTTGGCAGCTCAGCGTCACGTTGTTGACATCGCTGGGGACGTGGATGCCGTAGCGCAGGACCACGCCAACCAGGACCCCTGGGGAGAAACATGCATCGGTGAGATGAGCAGCAGCAATCTCCTGGGACGACATCTTTGAGCAGGGATGCAGCATCAGGCTCTCCAGGATCCTGaccctctgctcagctgctgagcACAACCACCATCCAAATAATTGCCCACGCGATATTAAAACACCCGCATCCTCCCATGAGCCATGCAAACGCTCCGTGCTCATGCTGACTTGCTAACACCAGATGTGGACTGGTCCTGAAGGCTTTTAATTACCCGGCAATCAGTCAGACCCTTGCCCTAGTGCAGCGAACGGCCAACATCAAGGGCACGCTGGTTTTCTTAGGGCGAGCACCCTGGCACTACCGGCACACAGCTGGGGACCTGGGCAAGGCGCTGTTTACACATGCCCA
Proteins encoded:
- the SLC9A6 gene encoding sodium/hydrogen exchanger 6; the protein is MAGPGPVLAVAAGLWARGAVGGEVVAARPGALEEEIVSEKAAEESHRQDSANLLVFILLLTLTILTIWLFKHRRARFLHETGLAMIYGVLVGVVLRYGIHVPSDVNNVTLSCQVQTSPATLLVNVSGKYYEYTLKGEISAQELNNVQDNEMLRKVTFDPEVFFNILLPPIIFYAGYSLKRRHFFRNLGSILAYAFLGTAISCLVIGSVVYGCVALMKVTGQLGGDFYFTDCLLFGAIVSATDPVTVLAIFHELQVDVELYALLFGESVLNDAVAIVLSSSIVAYQPAGDNSHTFDVTAMFKSIGIFLGIFSGSFAMGAATGVVTALVTKFTKLREFPLLETGLFFLMSWSTFLLAEACGFTGVVAVLFCGITQAHYTYNNLSTESQHRTKQLFELLNFLAENFIFSYMGLALFTFQNHVFNPTFVVGAFLAIFLGRAANIYPLSFLLNLGRRNKIGTNLQHMMMFAGLRGAMAFALAIRDTATYARQMMFSTTLLIVFFTVWVFGGGTTAMLSCLNIRVGVDADQENVGVPESERRSTKAESAWLFRMWYNFDHNYLKPLLTHSGPPLTTTLPGCCGPIARCLTSPQAYENQEQLKDDDSDLILNDGDISLTYGDSTVNTDSVASSGTSRRFVGNSSEDALDRELAFGDHELVIRGTRLVLPMDDSEPPSNVLDNARHGPA